Proteins encoded in a region of the Paenibacillus sp. W2I17 genome:
- a CDS encoding MFS transporter: MDIRRNLPLLMTICFLSQMGGFMILPLFPLFIEEFGLSGWMMGVIFALFYVGKVIGGVPAAAIYKKLGAKNALILMLILLAVCMGGFALSSAAVLFGLLRLLQGLASTGLTVVVRSIIGDGGNVDNRGLYNGYISSSEGGGMVLGPVISGWLALHWPLSVPFLLVTVCCLMAVVAAMGMKTTAQARASHESGDMLSDYQLEEPSTTVKQEPLDNLTHSVLYMDDVSDDDTIIDSPPHTTITAAPLSSSRSDAKHSQVEYTSLSNQAPESTTIGPTTELTRRQQLIGYGTVHFLEMSAYAVFLTYFALYAVHIMHWDPFATSLAFTVSGISTLAAAPFVGYLSDRMGDRLLLCMLGMFLIGIEVVVFLSTSSHLWVYVGMLIGGVGGACYMDSFFAHIGDHIPDESRSSVIGKIVSAAEIGSIVSPLVAALLMEVGSLYSVFVFNLVLIAVAIVVQAAMRSRYKTKRL, translated from the coding sequence TTGGATATTCGTCGTAACCTGCCTTTGCTGATGACCATTTGTTTCCTAAGTCAGATGGGCGGATTCATGATCTTGCCCCTGTTTCCTTTGTTTATCGAGGAATTCGGCCTGTCCGGCTGGATGATGGGGGTTATTTTTGCACTTTTTTATGTGGGGAAAGTGATTGGTGGCGTTCCTGCAGCAGCAATCTATAAAAAGCTCGGAGCGAAAAATGCGCTCATCCTGATGCTGATCCTGCTCGCTGTCTGTATGGGTGGCTTCGCATTGTCTTCTGCTGCGGTATTATTCGGCCTGCTCCGACTGCTGCAAGGACTCGCTTCCACGGGCCTAACCGTGGTCGTGCGTTCCATCATCGGAGATGGCGGTAATGTAGACAACCGCGGCCTGTACAATGGATATATTAGCAGTAGTGAGGGCGGCGGTATGGTACTCGGTCCGGTCATAAGTGGCTGGCTCGCGCTGCACTGGCCCTTGTCGGTTCCTTTTCTGCTCGTTACCGTATGTTGTCTGATGGCTGTGGTCGCTGCAATGGGGATGAAGACGACGGCACAAGCTAGAGCTAGTCATGAATCTGGGGATATGTTAAGTGATTATCAATTAGAAGAACCTTCGACTACTGTGAAACAAGAACCTCTGGACAACTTAACACACTCAGTGCTCTACATGGATGACGTTTCAGATGATGACACTATTATTGACTCCCCTCCTCATACTACTATAACTGCTGCTCCTTTATCTTCATCACGGTCTGATGCAAAGCATTCTCAAGTTGAGTATACCTCCCTATCCAATCAAGCTCCCGAATCAACAACGATTGGCCCAACTACAGAGCTCACCCGGCGGCAACAGCTGATTGGCTACGGTACGGTGCATTTTCTGGAGATGAGTGCCTATGCGGTATTCCTCACCTATTTCGCACTGTATGCAGTTCACATCATGCACTGGGACCCCTTTGCCACCAGTCTTGCCTTCACCGTCTCCGGGATCTCTACACTAGCCGCTGCTCCCTTTGTTGGTTATCTCTCTGACCGGATGGGCGATCGTCTGTTGCTTTGTATGCTCGGCATGTTCCTCATTGGAATTGAGGTCGTTGTATTTCTAAGCACGTCCTCCCATCTATGGGTCTACGTTGGCATGTTGATTGGCGGGGTTGGCGGTGCATGTTACATGGATTCGTTCTTTGCTCATATTGGTGATCACATACCAGACGAGAGTCGAAGTTCTGTCATAGGCAAAATTGTCTCTGCTGCCGAGATCGGCTCCATCGTGTCGCCATTGGTTGCAGCACTACTTATGGAGGTTGGCTCGTTGTACTCCGTCTTTGTGTTCAATCTGGTGCTGATTGCTGTTGCCATTGTAGTTCAGGCCGCGATGCGCAGTCGGTACAAGACAAAACGGTTGTAA
- a CDS encoding class III extradiol ring-cleavage dioxygenase — protein sequence MMPSLFIAHGAPSLALEENVYTEFLQKLGQELPKPKAIVLFSAHWESTSQLVSSVANYETIYDFGGFQPELYQIKYPAQGQAETTAEVERLFAEAGIPVQTDDVRGLDHGAWVVLRLLYPDADIPVVALSVNRYLTGEQQYQVGQALTSLREQDILVIGSGGTVHNLRRLNWESDGVDPWASEFDNWLHDKLVSWDTESLFSYDKLAPSAQAAVPTPEHFVPLLLAMGAGDQNKRASLLFKAYQYGNLSLSCWKFE from the coding sequence ATGATGCCATCTCTGTTTATTGCTCACGGTGCCCCGTCACTGGCACTGGAGGAGAATGTGTACACTGAATTTCTGCAAAAACTAGGACAGGAACTGCCAAAACCCAAAGCAATTGTATTGTTCTCTGCTCACTGGGAATCCACAAGCCAGCTTGTATCCTCGGTAGCCAATTACGAAACCATCTACGATTTCGGCGGTTTCCAGCCCGAGCTGTATCAGATCAAGTATCCGGCTCAAGGACAGGCAGAGACCACAGCCGAGGTGGAGCGTTTATTTGCAGAAGCCGGGATTCCGGTACAGACAGATGACGTTCGTGGCCTGGATCATGGCGCTTGGGTTGTTCTACGCCTGCTCTACCCAGATGCGGATATTCCCGTAGTTGCCTTGTCCGTGAATCGCTATCTAACAGGTGAGCAGCAATATCAGGTCGGACAGGCACTCACTTCCTTGCGTGAGCAGGACATTCTCGTCATTGGCAGCGGCGGAACCGTCCACAATCTGCGTCGACTGAACTGGGAAAGTGACGGCGTTGACCCGTGGGCATCAGAGTTCGACAACTGGCTACATGACAAGCTGGTGAGCTGGGATACGGAGTCTCTCTTCTCCTATGATAAACTGGCACCTTCAGCTCAAGCCGCCGTGCCTACGCCGGAACATTTTGTACCGCTGTTACTCGCCATGGGTGCGGGAGATCAGAACAAGCGGGCATCACTCCTGTTCAAAGCCTACCAATATGGTAACCTGAGCTTGTCCTGTTGGAAGTTTGAATAA
- a CDS encoding ABC transporter permease yields the protein MGRNGKLSNVYLAVVFAILYAPIAYLIFYSFNSGGHMRSFEGFTLEWYREVFADTRLLIIVLNTFIIALLSSAISTILGVAGALAIYHVRRKRTKNTLLSLNNVLIVSPDVIIGASFLILFTMIGIKLGFTSVLLSHIAFSVPIVVIMVLPKLQEMSPTLMDAARDLGAGSWQILTRVVLPYVKPGIFAGFFMALTYSLDDFAVTFFVTGNGYSTLSVEIYSRARQGVSLSINALSTLLFLLTVLLVVGYYFINRRATRIPPGGKGLRP from the coding sequence ATGGGAAGAAACGGAAAGCTGTCTAACGTCTATCTAGCCGTTGTATTCGCCATACTGTACGCACCGATTGCGTATCTGATCTTCTACTCCTTCAACAGCGGCGGTCACATGCGCAGCTTCGAAGGATTCACGCTTGAATGGTACAGAGAGGTGTTCGCTGATACTCGGCTGCTCATCATTGTGCTGAATACATTTATCATCGCGCTCTTGTCATCAGCGATCTCAACGATTCTTGGTGTAGCAGGAGCACTGGCGATCTACCATGTGCGTCGCAAACGGACCAAAAATACGCTGCTGTCACTCAATAACGTGCTCATCGTTAGTCCGGATGTCATCATTGGTGCGTCATTCCTGATTCTGTTCACCATGATTGGCATCAAATTGGGCTTCACTTCGGTCCTGTTGTCTCATATCGCATTCAGTGTACCGATCGTTGTAATCATGGTACTGCCGAAGCTGCAGGAGATGAGCCCAACACTGATGGATGCGGCACGCGATCTGGGCGCTGGTTCATGGCAGATTCTGACGCGTGTGGTGCTGCCATACGTGAAACCGGGTATTTTTGCCGGATTCTTCATGGCATTGACGTACTCGCTCGATGATTTTGCAGTAACATTCTTTGTCACGGGTAATGGATATTCCACACTCTCGGTAGAGATATACTCCAGAGCAAGGCAGGGCGTTTCGTTGTCCATCAATGCTTTGTCTACCCTGCTATTCCTGCTCACGGTGCTGCTGGTGGTCGGATATTACTTCATTAACCGCCGTGCAACACGGATACCTCCCGGAGGAAAGGGGCTGCGACCATGA
- a CDS encoding ABC transporter permease — protein MQTKASTRNAYLIPYVLWMVLFVVAPVLLVIYYSFFDVEGNFTFGNYARFFTPVYLQMTLSSFWYAFLITAFSLLISYPTAYMLTRTKHKQLWLLLIILPSWINLLLKAYAFIGLFGTYGLTNSLLEVVGIGTQQILFTDFSFIFVSVYIFIPFMILPIFNALEEMNPSLIYAARDLGASSWLTFRRVIFPLTISGVKSGCQAVFIPALSLFMITRLIAGNRVITLGTAIEQHFLVTQDWGMGSTIAVFLIIAMAIIMFLTGSGKKEVRNGKKRKAV, from the coding sequence ATGCAGACTAAGGCCAGCACACGCAATGCGTATCTGATTCCATATGTATTATGGATGGTGTTGTTCGTTGTGGCGCCGGTTCTGCTGGTCATCTATTATTCATTCTTCGATGTGGAGGGTAACTTCACGTTTGGCAACTACGCCCGGTTCTTCACACCGGTGTACTTGCAGATGACGCTCAGTTCGTTCTGGTATGCATTTCTGATTACGGCCTTCTCGCTGTTAATCTCGTACCCGACGGCTTATATGCTGACCCGGACGAAGCACAAGCAGCTATGGTTGCTACTGATCATTCTGCCAAGCTGGATCAATCTTTTGTTAAAAGCGTATGCCTTCATCGGCTTGTTCGGAACGTACGGTTTGACCAACTCCCTGCTTGAAGTCGTGGGTATTGGTACACAGCAGATTTTGTTCACCGACTTCAGTTTTATCTTTGTCTCGGTGTACATCTTCATTCCATTCATGATCCTGCCGATCTTCAATGCGCTGGAAGAGATGAATCCATCGTTGATCTATGCGGCGCGTGATCTGGGAGCCTCATCGTGGCTGACCTTCCGCCGGGTTATCTTTCCACTGACGATTAGTGGAGTAAAATCAGGCTGTCAGGCTGTATTTATTCCTGCGCTGTCTCTGTTCATGATTACCCGCCTTATTGCGGGGAACCGTGTAATTACGCTGGGTACAGCGATTGAACAGCATTTTCTCGTCACCCAGGACTGGGGGATGGGTTCTACGATTGCCGTCTTTTTGATTATTGCGATGGCGATTATTATGTTCCTGACTGGGTCAGGCAAGAAGGAGGTGCGTAATGGGAAGAAACGGAAAGCTGTCTAA
- a CDS encoding SMI1/KNR4 family protein produces the protein MPEQRIYELMDELDMLLEEKVQDEENRELLNEYREFEGVTDEQLDAFEQEHGIRLPADFRAFYKRKNGSGYGFHVLYPRLEEGRESEPFYLLSLEKIQKEQSTLVENRMDDYFTDEEIRELDPRIKPYLFQKRWVTFGKLGGGSLYLMFDFDPTEQGTVGQIIMYVHDPDFVYYVAGTFTELLEQSNRNLRALEAIEY, from the coding sequence ATGCCAGAACAGCGTATATATGAATTGATGGATGAACTGGATATGTTGCTGGAGGAGAAGGTACAGGATGAGGAGAACCGGGAGTTGCTCAACGAATATCGCGAGTTTGAAGGCGTGACAGATGAGCAGCTTGACGCATTCGAGCAGGAGCACGGTATTCGATTACCTGCTGATTTTCGTGCCTTTTATAAACGTAAAAACGGGAGTGGTTATGGCTTTCACGTCTTGTACCCAAGGCTTGAGGAAGGACGAGAGTCCGAGCCATTTTACCTGTTATCCCTGGAAAAGATTCAAAAGGAGCAGTCCACGCTGGTGGAGAACCGCATGGATGATTATTTTACCGACGAAGAGATCCGTGAGCTTGATCCCCGAATCAAACCCTACCTTTTTCAAAAGAGATGGGTTACGTTTGGCAAGCTTGGAGGCGGGTCCTTGTATCTGATGTTCGACTTTGATCCGACAGAGCAAGGAACAGTTGGGCAGATTATTATGTACGTGCATGACCCGGATTTTGTATATTATGTCGCTGGGACGTTTACGGAACTGTTGGAACAATCCAATCGGAATTTACGTGCCTTGGAGGCTATCGAGTACTGA
- a CDS encoding cation diffusion facilitator family transporter — MAEQPKSESFMSLVKKGNTSSAVAMAGNAVLAVCKGGAFLFSGSGAMFASAMHSLADAINQGFVFVGSVLSEKKPTRRFPTGFGRVINIFCMIAVIVVTIMAYETIHEGIHLLQHPVGHTGGLWINIGVLVLNIVIDGAILIKAMKEILKEARAPKAAGFALVPAAIKNVGRAAPPTRLVFYEDVVAVLGATLALISVVVIALTNFALLDGIVTTIIGCLMIAVAFRVGYDNMIGLIGVAAPQDIEDKVSQTILADTHVADIQMMRIIQEGRYYHVEGLIELTKGLSLADADDIKFRIQEKLMTNPDIADAAISIIEDDGVNSWGKKHSDVVK, encoded by the coding sequence GTGGCTGAACAACCGAAGTCTGAGAGCTTTATGTCTCTCGTCAAAAAAGGAAACACATCCTCCGCCGTAGCGATGGCAGGGAATGCCGTACTTGCTGTGTGCAAAGGGGGAGCCTTCCTATTCAGTGGCAGTGGTGCCATGTTCGCTTCGGCGATGCATTCACTCGCTGATGCCATTAACCAAGGGTTTGTCTTTGTCGGAAGTGTGTTGTCCGAGAAAAAACCTACACGCCGCTTCCCAACCGGATTCGGACGGGTCATCAACATTTTCTGCATGATCGCCGTTATTGTCGTGACGATTATGGCCTATGAGACGATCCATGAAGGCATCCATCTGTTGCAGCATCCTGTTGGTCATACCGGCGGTCTCTGGATTAACATCGGAGTGCTTGTTCTGAACATTGTCATTGACGGGGCCATTCTGATCAAAGCCATGAAGGAAATTCTCAAAGAAGCACGCGCACCCAAAGCCGCCGGATTTGCCTTGGTCCCTGCTGCCATCAAAAATGTAGGCCGTGCTGCGCCACCAACCCGTCTTGTATTCTACGAAGATGTTGTAGCAGTACTCGGTGCGACACTCGCCTTGATCTCCGTTGTAGTCATTGCATTGACCAATTTTGCATTGCTCGATGGCATTGTGACAACAATTATTGGATGTCTGATGATCGCTGTAGCTTTCCGTGTCGGTTACGATAATATGATCGGATTGATCGGTGTTGCGGCTCCGCAGGATATTGAGGACAAAGTATCCCAAACCATTCTCGCAGACACACACGTTGCCGATATTCAGATGATGCGTATCATTCAGGAAGGCCGTTATTATCATGTCGAAGGTCTGATTGAACTGACCAAAGGACTCAGTCTTGCTGATGCGGATGACATCAAGTTCCGTATTCAGGAGAAACTGATGACAAACCCCGACATCGCCGACGCTGCCATCTCCATTATTGAGGATGACGGTGTGAACAGCTGGGGCAAGAAACATTCGGATGTGGTGAAATAA
- a CDS encoding PotD/PotF family extracellular solute-binding protein — protein sequence MKQLVRTFALVFVAAFALMILASYLNKSQGYSGGNTLTIYNWGDYIDPDLLKEFEDETGIKVIYQTFDSNEAMLTKIEQGGTTFDVAIPSEYAISKMKEEDLLVPIDHSKLTNLSNIDPRFLDLSFDEGNKYSIPYFWGTVGVVFNPELVDGLTFDSWNDLWDPRLKNQILLLDGAREVIGMGLNSLGYSLNDTNEGHLQEALKKLSTLTPNVRAIVGDEIKMLLANEEAAVGLVWSGDASEIMDENDKLDYMVPEEGSNLWFDNMVIPKTASNIEGAHQFINFMLDPDHAARNAEYVGYSTPNAEALKLLPEDISEDERFYPDETLTGKLEVYDNLGKKMLSHYNDLFLEFKMHSK from the coding sequence ATGAAGCAACTGGTACGGACATTTGCGCTTGTTTTTGTGGCCGCGTTTGCCCTGATGATCCTGGCTTCGTATCTGAATAAGAGTCAGGGGTATTCTGGTGGCAACACGCTGACCATCTATAACTGGGGCGATTATATCGACCCCGATCTGCTCAAGGAGTTTGAGGACGAGACAGGTATTAAGGTTATCTATCAGACGTTTGATTCCAATGAAGCGATGCTGACCAAGATTGAGCAGGGCGGTACTACGTTTGATGTGGCGATTCCTTCCGAATATGCGATTAGCAAAATGAAAGAGGAAGACCTGCTCGTTCCAATTGATCACAGCAAATTGACTAACCTGAGCAACATCGATCCGCGGTTCTTGGACTTGTCCTTTGACGAAGGCAACAAGTACTCGATCCCTTATTTCTGGGGAACAGTGGGGGTTGTGTTCAATCCTGAGCTTGTGGATGGGTTGACGTTTGATAGCTGGAATGACCTGTGGGACCCACGTTTGAAAAATCAAATCCTGCTCCTTGATGGCGCACGCGAAGTCATTGGGATGGGGTTAAACAGTCTCGGGTATTCCCTGAACGATACCAACGAAGGCCATTTGCAAGAAGCGCTGAAGAAGCTGTCTACACTGACGCCAAACGTCAGAGCAATTGTCGGAGACGAGATCAAGATGCTGCTTGCGAACGAGGAGGCAGCGGTTGGACTCGTGTGGTCTGGGGATGCATCCGAGATTATGGATGAGAACGACAAGCTGGATTACATGGTGCCAGAAGAAGGCTCGAACCTCTGGTTCGATAACATGGTTATCCCGAAGACGGCGAGTAATATTGAAGGGGCACACCAGTTTATCAACTTCATGCTGGACCCGGATCATGCCGCTCGCAATGCGGAGTATGTCGGGTATTCCACACCGAACGCCGAGGCGCTTAAGCTACTGCCAGAGGACATCTCGGAGGATGAACGCTTCTATCCGGATGAGACACTGACAGGTAAGCTGGAGGTCTACGATAATCTGGGTAAAAAAATGCTCTCGCATTATAACGACCTGTTCCTGGAGTTTAAAATGCACAGCAAATAA
- a CDS encoding nitric oxide synthase oxygenase gives MRSDLEQLQEEAERFIYTCYEELGHSREDAKARLVAVMGEIEVTGTYVHTTEELEQGCKMAWRNSNRCIGRLFWDKLRIVDARHADTVGTAADAVLNHIHVASNGGKVIPMITILPPDGPNGTPVRLWNHQLIRYAGYETEQGIIGDPASVELTKAAMSLGWQGAGSSYDVLPLIIQAKGQAPEWYVIPEEEIVEVMIEHPERAEIAELGMRWYGVPMIADMRLEIGGISYPTAPFNGWYMGTEIGARNLADTFRYNKLPAVAAAFGLNTSSETTLWKDRALVELNVAVLHSFKKAGVSIVDHHTAAAQFAMFEQREEKAGRELTGDWVWLIPPVSPATTHIFHSSYRNEIVKPNFFRQDQAYTLKDGVASAAELRSSEQQNAQVENHQPQAGDTPMKCPFAH, from the coding sequence ATGCGGTCAGACCTGGAACAATTGCAGGAAGAAGCTGAACGGTTTATATATACATGTTATGAAGAGCTGGGCCATTCGCGTGAAGACGCAAAGGCCCGGCTTGTTGCCGTTATGGGCGAGATCGAAGTAACGGGGACCTATGTGCATACCACAGAGGAATTGGAGCAGGGTTGTAAAATGGCATGGCGTAACAGCAACCGCTGCATCGGGCGACTGTTTTGGGATAAATTGCGGATCGTGGACGCCCGTCACGCTGATACGGTAGGAACGGCAGCGGATGCTGTGCTGAATCATATCCATGTGGCATCCAACGGTGGCAAAGTAATCCCGATGATTACCATCCTTCCACCGGATGGGCCGAATGGAACTCCGGTACGTCTCTGGAATCATCAGCTCATTCGATATGCAGGATATGAGACGGAGCAAGGCATTATTGGAGATCCTGCTTCGGTGGAACTGACCAAGGCGGCGATGTCACTTGGCTGGCAGGGGGCAGGTAGCTCCTATGATGTGTTACCGCTCATTATTCAGGCAAAAGGACAAGCTCCAGAGTGGTATGTTATACCCGAAGAAGAGATTGTGGAAGTGATGATTGAACACCCGGAGCGAGCGGAGATTGCTGAGCTTGGCATGCGCTGGTACGGTGTGCCGATGATCGCCGATATGCGACTGGAGATTGGCGGTATATCTTATCCGACGGCGCCGTTCAATGGTTGGTATATGGGTACCGAGATCGGCGCCCGTAATCTGGCAGACACGTTCCGATATAACAAGCTGCCTGCGGTGGCGGCAGCATTTGGATTGAATACGTCGAGTGAAACGACATTGTGGAAGGACCGTGCGTTGGTAGAGCTGAATGTGGCTGTGCTGCATTCGTTCAAAAAAGCAGGCGTGAGCATTGTGGATCACCACACGGCAGCAGCGCAATTTGCTATGTTTGAACAGCGGGAAGAGAAGGCTGGACGTGAGCTGACCGGAGATTGGGTGTGGCTGATTCCGCCGGTATCTCCGGCGACAACGCATATTTTCCACAGCTCTTATCGTAATGAGATTGTGAAGCCGAACTTTTTCCGTCAGGATCAGGCGTATACCCTGAAAGATGGCGTGGCATCTGCCGCAGAGCTGCGAAGCAGCGAGCAGCAGAATGCACAGGTAGAGAATCACCAACCACAGGCTGGGGATACACCAATGAAATGCCCGTTTGCACATTAA
- a CDS encoding NUDIX hydrolase, with protein sequence MGYIETLRGMVGNAPVILVRPSILILNKTGEILLVRHLDDTWGVPGGFMELGESVEESAIREVREEIGIEIKKLHLYGVFSGKELYTKLRNGHEYYNVVIGYICTEYEGELKPDGIEVLEAEFFKPTELPERTDPYLKRKIQENAVHIATLLGKA encoded by the coding sequence ATGGGTTACATTGAAACGTTGCGAGGAATGGTTGGCAATGCTCCTGTTATTTTGGTGAGACCGAGTATATTGATCTTGAATAAGACGGGTGAAATTCTATTAGTTCGACATCTGGATGATACTTGGGGAGTACCGGGTGGATTTATGGAGCTCGGCGAATCAGTGGAAGAGTCTGCAATAAGAGAGGTCAGAGAAGAGATTGGGATAGAGATCAAGAAACTTCATCTTTACGGCGTCTTCTCAGGAAAAGAGTTATATACGAAATTAAGAAATGGGCATGAATACTACAATGTGGTCATTGGTTATATTTGCACGGAGTATGAGGGAGAACTGAAGCCAGATGGGATTGAAGTTCTTGAAGCGGAATTTTTCAAACCAACGGAATTGCCTGAAAGGACCGACCCTTACTTAAAAAGAAAAATCCAAGAAAATGCAGTGCACATAGCAACATTATTAGGAAAAGCATAA
- a CDS encoding alpha/beta hydrolase, with protein sequence MNSPYIHEVRLPSHYNSDQRYPVIFALHGMGSDEQDMLRLMEPMQSDFINVAIRGPIVQGSGYAYFQIKSIGNPIRELYDASVLGLQQLIVDLSAKYAIDPTRRYIAGFSQGAIMAMTLSLVMGDAIKGIVAMSGYIPQFVKDDYKLQPDSKLSVFISHGDQDHLFPLQLGEDNANFFHQHTNHVTYVPYNGGHQVTPDLYQQFQHWLRTDANLTTEDPKGLNS encoded by the coding sequence ATGAATTCTCCTTATATACATGAAGTCCGATTACCGTCCCATTACAATTCAGATCAGCGTTATCCCGTAATCTTCGCCTTACATGGTATGGGATCAGATGAGCAAGATATGCTTCGTTTGATGGAGCCTATGCAGTCTGATTTTATTAATGTTGCCATCCGTGGGCCTATCGTTCAGGGTAGTGGTTATGCTTATTTTCAGATTAAAAGCATTGGCAACCCCATCCGTGAATTGTATGATGCCTCCGTGTTGGGACTGCAACAGTTGATTGTTGATCTGTCCGCCAAATATGCTATTGATCCTACGCGGCGTTATATCGCCGGATTCAGCCAGGGCGCCATTATGGCAATGACTTTATCGCTGGTGATGGGAGATGCAATTAAAGGCATTGTAGCGATGAGTGGGTACATCCCGCAATTTGTGAAAGACGATTACAAGCTACAACCCGATTCGAAGCTGTCTGTGTTCATCTCGCATGGGGATCAGGATCATCTATTCCCGCTGCAACTGGGCGAAGATAACGCCAATTTCTTCCATCAACACACCAATCACGTCACATATGTACCTTACAACGGTGGACACCAAGTGACACCCGATCTATATCAACAATTTCAACACTGGCTTCGGACGGATGCAAATCTGACTACCGAAGACCCGAAAGGACTGAATTCATAA
- a CDS encoding glyoxalase superfamily protein yields the protein MLKSIVPILRIFDENKAREFYLEYLGFQLDWEHRFEQDMPLYMQISLDSIVIHLSEHHGDCTPGAALRVETDNLETFHGVLRQKKYKNARPGIEETPWQSREMTVTDPFGNRIIFVEASAE from the coding sequence ATGTTAAAAAGTATCGTGCCTATTTTGAGAATATTTGATGAAAATAAAGCTAGAGAGTTCTACCTTGAATACCTGGGTTTCCAATTGGATTGGGAACATCGATTTGAGCAAGATATGCCCTTATATATGCAGATTTCACTTGATTCCATCGTGATTCATTTATCCGAACATCATGGAGATTGTACACCTGGAGCTGCCTTGCGCGTGGAGACGGATAACTTGGAAACATTCCATGGTGTACTTCGTCAGAAAAAGTACAAAAATGCGAGACCCGGTATAGAGGAGACCCCTTGGCAATCAAGAGAAATGACCGTGACAGATCCGTTTGGCAATCGGATTATATTTGTTGAGGCAAGCGCCGAATAG
- a CDS encoding ABC transporter ATP-binding protein: MSEQQPIIRFEAVTQQYDQDEAVLKAVSFEIERGKFYTLLGPSGCGKTTILRLIAGFAEPTQGSIYFNGALINRVPAHQRQVNTVFQDYALFPHLNVFENVAFGLRIKKMKTAEIRSKVLEALKFVNLSGYENREIGEMSGGQRQRVAIARAIVNEPEILLLDEPLSALDLKLRTEMQYELRELQQRLGITFIFVTHDQEEALAMSDEIFVLNGGVIQQSGTPNDIYDEPINRFVADFIGESNIVSGKMKQDFVVEFAGAQHECVDQGLQPDEPVEIVIRPEDLEITTEDQGKLKVNVDSQLFRGVHYEISTYDDAGNEWLVHSTKKAVVGARIGLYFDPEAVHVMRFNETEEEFDKRLEAYQEAAHAD; this comes from the coding sequence ATGTCAGAACAACAACCGATTATCCGCTTCGAAGCGGTGACTCAGCAATACGATCAGGATGAAGCCGTATTGAAGGCAGTCAGCTTTGAAATTGAGCGGGGTAAATTTTATACGCTTCTTGGCCCATCGGGCTGCGGGAAAACAACGATATTGCGGCTGATTGCCGGTTTTGCGGAGCCGACACAGGGCAGTATTTATTTTAACGGTGCGCTTATCAACCGGGTGCCTGCCCACCAGCGGCAAGTGAATACCGTATTTCAGGATTACGCGTTATTTCCACATTTGAATGTATTTGAGAACGTAGCTTTTGGTTTGCGGATCAAAAAGATGAAAACGGCTGAAATTCGCAGCAAAGTGTTGGAAGCCCTCAAATTCGTCAATCTATCCGGGTATGAAAACCGTGAAATCGGCGAAATGTCTGGGGGACAACGACAACGTGTTGCGATTGCTCGCGCCATTGTGAACGAACCTGAAATTCTGCTGCTGGACGAGCCGCTCTCGGCACTTGATTTGAAGCTGCGGACCGAAATGCAGTATGAGCTGCGCGAGCTGCAACAGCGACTGGGCATTACGTTCATTTTTGTTACGCATGACCAGGAAGAGGCCTTGGCGATGTCCGATGAGATCTTTGTCCTGAATGGTGGCGTGATTCAACAAAGCGGTACACCGAATGATATCTATGATGAGCCGATTAACCGCTTTGTAGCAGACTTTATCGGGGAATCGAACATTGTATCGGGCAAAATGAAGCAGGACTTTGTGGTGGAGTTTGCTGGCGCACAGCACGAGTGTGTCGATCAGGGTCTCCAGCCGGACGAGCCGGTAGAGATTGTCATTCGCCCAGAGGATCTGGAGATTACAACCGAAGACCAAGGCAAGCTCAAGGTTAATGTGGACTCCCAGTTATTCCGCGGGGTGCATTACGAGATATCCACGTACGACGATGCGGGCAATGAGTGGCTTGTTCATTCAACCAAGAAAGCCGTTGTAGGCGCGCGGATAGGGCTCTATTTTGACCCGGAAGCGGTACACGTCATGCGCTTTAACGAGACCGAGGAAGAGTTCGACAAACGACTCGAAGCCTACCAAGAGGCCGCTCATGCAGACTAA